A window of the Dunckerocampus dactyliophorus isolate RoL2022-P2 chromosome 19, RoL_Ddac_1.1, whole genome shotgun sequence genome harbors these coding sequences:
- the LOC129171882 gene encoding cannabinoid receptor type 1A — protein sequence MKSVLDAVADTTFRTITSGLQYLGSNDANYDEPVSDVDFKGAFSLQKPLSAFRSNSFPDRLPPDEELILRGAPFYPTNATELLSNRSTFRDESNNIQCGENFMDMECFMILTPSQQLAVAVMSLTLGTFTVLENLVVLCVILQSRTLRCRPSYHFIGSLAVADLLGSVIFVYSFLDFHVFHRKDSPNVFLFKLGGVTASFTASVGSLFLTAIDRYISIHRPLAYRRIVTRTKAVIAFCMMWTISIVIAVLPLLGWNCKRLKSVCSDIFPLIDENYLLFWIGVTTVLVLFIIYAYIYILWKAHHHAVRMLSRTSQKSLVVYSADGTKVQTTRPEQARMDIRLAKTLVLILVVLVICWGPVLAIMVYDLFWKMDDDIKTVFAFCSMLCLLNSTVNPIIYALRSKDLRHAFLSSCHACRGSAQQLDNSLESDCQNRNISANRAAESCVKTTVKIAKVTMSVSTETSAEAV from the coding sequence ATGAAGTCCGTGCTGGATGCAGTGGCGGACACCACCTTCCGGACTATCACATCTGGTTTACAATATCTGGGCTCCAACGACGCCAACTACGACGAGCCTGTCAGCGATGTAGACTTCAAGGGCGCCTTCTCTTTGCAGAAGCCCCTGTCCGCCTTCCGCAGCAACTCCTTCCCTGATAGACTCCCCCCGGACGAGGAACTGATCCTCAGAGGCGCCCCCTTCTACCCGACCAACGCCACGGAGCTCTTGTCCAACCGGAGCACTTTCCGAGATGAGAGCAACAACATCCAGTGCGGGGAGAACTTCATGGACATGGAGTGCTTCATGATTCTGACGCCCAGCCAGCAGCTGGCCGTGGCTGTCATGTCGCTGACTCTGGGGACCTTCACGGTGCTGGAGAACCTGGTGGTGCTCTGCGTGATCCTGCAGTCGCGCACGCTCCGCTGCAGGCCCTCCTACCACTTCATCGGCAGTCTGGCCGTGGCCGACCTGCTGGGGAGCGTCATCTTCGTCTACAGCTTTCTGGACTTCCACGTGTTCCACAGAAAGGACAGTCCTAATGTTTTTCTCTTCAAGCTGGGCGGAGTCACGGCGTCGTTCACCGCCTCCGTGGGCAGCCTCTTCCTCACCGCCATCGACCGCTACATCTCCATCCACCGACCTCTGGCCTACAGGCGTATTGTGACTCGAACCAAGGCGGTCATCGCCTTTTGCATGATGTGGACCATCTCTATCGTCATCGCCGTGCTACCTCTGCTGGGCTGGAACTGTAAGCGTCTCAAGTCGGTGTGCTCAGACATCTTCCCCCTGATCGATGAGAACTACCTGCTCTTCTGGATCGGAGTGACCACTGTGCTGGTTCTTTTCATCATCTACGCCTACATCTACATTCTGTGGAAAGCACACCACCATGCCGTGCGAATGCTGAGCCGCACCTCCCAGAAGAGCCTGGTGGTGTACTCTGCAGACGGGACCAAAGTGCAAACCACGCGCCCCGAGCAGGCCCGCATGGACATCCGTCTGGCTAAGACCCTGGTGCTTATCCTGGTGGTGCTGGTCATTTGCTGGGGTCCAGTGCTGGCCATCATGGTCTACGACCTCTTCTGGAAGATGGACGACGACATCAAGACGGTGTTTGCGTTCTGCAGCATGCTCTGCCTCCTCAACTCCACCGTCAACCCCATCATCTATGCCTTGAGGAGCAAGGACCTGCGACACGCCTTCCTCAGCTCGTGCCACGCCTGCAGGGGCAGCGCCCAGCAGCTGGACAACAGCCTCGAGTCGGACTGCCAGAACCGAAACATCTCGGCCAACAGGGCGGCGGAGAGCTGCGTGAAGACCACTGTGAAAATAGCCAAAGTGACAATGTCTGTGTCCACTGAGACTTCTGCGGAAGCTGTCTAG